A section of the Cololabis saira isolate AMF1-May2022 chromosome 6, fColSai1.1, whole genome shotgun sequence genome encodes:
- the LOC133446062 gene encoding LIM and senescent cell antigen-like-containing domain protein 1 isoform X2, whose product MEVNGRALPPSIPEDGEVDHFYHGEMNGYHQRLQSGDGGDAELPVSKSQRRKSDVKVYKEFCDFYARFNMANALANAMCERCKSGFAPAEKIVNSNGELYHEQCFVCAQCFQQFPEGLFYEFEGRKYCEHDFQMLFAPCCHQCGEFIIGRVIKAMNNSWHPDCFCCDICQAVLADVGFVKNAGRHLCRPCHNREKARGLGKYICQKCHAIIEEQPLLFKNDPYHPDHFNCNNCGKELTADARELKGELYCLPCHDKMGVPICGACRRPIEGRVVNAMGKQWHVEHHVCTVCERPFQGHPYYERNGHAYCERHFDMLFGDVCYHCNRVIEGDVVSALNKAWCVNCFACSTCNTKLTLKEKFVEVDLKPVCKHCYDRFPDDVKRRLTKRERDSKEKKKKSLIPMCL is encoded by the exons ATGGAGGTTAACGGGCGCGCGCTACCACCCTCAATACCCGAGGATGGTGAAGTCGACCACTTTTATCACGGGGAGATGAATGGTTATCACCAGAGGCTTCAGAGCGGGGATGGGGGCGATGCTGAGCTCCCTGTCTCCAAGTCCCAAAGACGGAAGAGCGATGTGAAAGTCTACAAGGAGTTTTGTGACTTTTATGCTCGCTT cAACATGGCCAATGCTTTGGCCAATGCCATGTGTGAGCGCTGCAAGAGCGGCTTCGCTCCAGCAGAGAAGATAGTGAACAGTAACGGGGAACTTTACCACGAGCAGTGCTTTGTCTGTGCGCAGTGTTTCCAGCAGTTCCCAGAGGGACTCTTCTACGAG TTTGAAGGCAGGAAGTACTGTGAACACGACTTCCAGATGCTGTTCGCTCCTTGTTGCCATCAGTGTG GTGAGTTCATCATCGGCCGTGTGATCAAGGCGATGAACAACAGCTGGCATCCGGACTGCTTCTGCTGTGACATCTGCCAGGCTGTACTTGCAGACGTTGGATTTGTTAAAAATGCCGGACG GCATTTGTGTCGTCCCTGTCACAACAGAGAGAAGGCCCGAGGTCTCGGAAAGTACATCTGTCAGAAGTGTCACGCCATTATTGAGGAGCAGCCTCTCCTGTTCAAGAACGACCCTTACCACCCTGATCACTTCAACTGCAACAACTGCGG AAAAGAGCTGACAGCTGATGCCAGGGAGCTGAAGGGGGAGCTATACTGCCTTCCCTGCCATGACAAGATGGGTGTGCCCATCTGCGGCGCCTGCAGGAGACCCATCGAGGGCCGCGTCGTCAATGCCATGGGCAAGCAGTGGCACGTTGAG CATCATGTGTGCACTGTGTGTGAGCGCCCGTTTCAGGGCCACCCATATTATGAGCGAAATGGCCATGCCTATTGCGAGAGGCACTTTGATATG CTGTTTGGGGATGTTTGCTACCACTGCAATCGTGTTATTGAAGGAGACG TGGTTTCTGCTCTCAACAAGGCGTGGTGTGTCAACTGTTTTGCTTGCTCTACCTGCAACACCAAGCTCACTCTCAA GGAAAAGTTTGTGGAGGTGGATCTGAAGCCGGTGTGTAAACACTGCTATGACCGCTTTCCAGATGACGTAAAGCGCAGACTGACCAAGCGCGAGCGCGACtcgaaagagaagaagaagaagtcacTGATACCCATGTGTCTGTGa
- the LOC133446062 gene encoding LIM and senescent cell antigen-like-containing domain protein 1 isoform X1 encodes MEVNGRALPPSIPEDGEVDHFYHGEMNGYHQRLQSGDGGDAELPVSKSQRRKSDVKVYKEFCDFYARFNMANALANAMCERCKSGFAPAEKIVNSNGELYHEQCFVCAQCFQQFPEGLFYEFEGRKYCEHDFQMLFAPCCHQCGEFIIGRVIKAMNNSWHPDCFCCDICQAVLADVGFVKNAGRHLCRPCHNREKARGLGKYICQKCHAIIEEQPLLFKNDPYHPDHFNCNNCGKELTADARELKGELYCLPCHDKMGVPICGACRRPIEGRVVNAMGKQWHVEHFVCAKCEKPFLGHRHYERKGLAYCETHYNQLFGDVCYHCNRVIEGDVVSALNKAWCVNCFACSTCNTKLTLKEKFVEVDLKPVCKHCYDRFPDDVKRRLTKRERDSKEKKKKSLIPMCL; translated from the exons ATGGAGGTTAACGGGCGCGCGCTACCACCCTCAATACCCGAGGATGGTGAAGTCGACCACTTTTATCACGGGGAGATGAATGGTTATCACCAGAGGCTTCAGAGCGGGGATGGGGGCGATGCTGAGCTCCCTGTCTCCAAGTCCCAAAGACGGAAGAGCGATGTGAAAGTCTACAAGGAGTTTTGTGACTTTTATGCTCGCTT cAACATGGCCAATGCTTTGGCCAATGCCATGTGTGAGCGCTGCAAGAGCGGCTTCGCTCCAGCAGAGAAGATAGTGAACAGTAACGGGGAACTTTACCACGAGCAGTGCTTTGTCTGTGCGCAGTGTTTCCAGCAGTTCCCAGAGGGACTCTTCTACGAG TTTGAAGGCAGGAAGTACTGTGAACACGACTTCCAGATGCTGTTCGCTCCTTGTTGCCATCAGTGTG GTGAGTTCATCATCGGCCGTGTGATCAAGGCGATGAACAACAGCTGGCATCCGGACTGCTTCTGCTGTGACATCTGCCAGGCTGTACTTGCAGACGTTGGATTTGTTAAAAATGCCGGACG GCATTTGTGTCGTCCCTGTCACAACAGAGAGAAGGCCCGAGGTCTCGGAAAGTACATCTGTCAGAAGTGTCACGCCATTATTGAGGAGCAGCCTCTCCTGTTCAAGAACGACCCTTACCACCCTGATCACTTCAACTGCAACAACTGCGG AAAAGAGCTGACAGCTGATGCCAGGGAGCTGAAGGGGGAGCTATACTGCCTTCCCTGCCATGACAAGATGGGTGTGCCCATCTGCGGCGCCTGCAGGAGACCCATCGAGGGCCGCGTCGTCAATGCCATGGGCAAGCAGTGGCACGTTGAG CATtttgtgtgtgctaagtgtgaGAAACCCTTCCTGGGACACCGTCACTACGAGAGAAAGGGCCTGGCCTACTGCGAAACACACTACAACCAG CTGTTTGGGGATGTTTGCTACCACTGCAATCGTGTTATTGAAGGAGACG TGGTTTCTGCTCTCAACAAGGCGTGGTGTGTCAACTGTTTTGCTTGCTCTACCTGCAACACCAAGCTCACTCTCAA GGAAAAGTTTGTGGAGGTGGATCTGAAGCCGGTGTGTAAACACTGCTATGACCGCTTTCCAGATGACGTAAAGCGCAGACTGACCAAGCGCGAGCGCGACtcgaaagagaagaagaagaagtcacTGATACCCATGTGTCTGTGa
- the LOC133446062 gene encoding LIM and senescent cell antigen-like-containing domain protein 1 isoform X3, translated as MEVNGRALPPSIPEDGEVDHFYHGEMNGYHQRLQSGDGGDAELPVSKSQRRKSDVKVYKEFCDFYARFNMANALANAMCERCKSGFAPAEKIVNSNGELYHEQCFVCAQCFQQFPEGLFYEFEGRKYCEHDFQMLFAPCCHQCGEFIIGRVIKAMNNSWHPDCFCCDICQAVLADVGFVKNAGRHLCRPCHNREKARGLGKYICQKCHAIIEEQPLLFKNDPYHPDHFNCNNCGKELTADARELKGELYCLPCHDKMGVPICGACRRPIEGRVVNAMGKQWHVEHFVCAKCEKPFLGHRHYERKGLAYCETHYNQLFGDVCYHCNRVIEGDVVSALNKAWCVNCFACSTCNTKLTLKNKFVEFDMKPVCKKCYEKFPLELKKRLKKLSEAVARK; from the exons ATGGAGGTTAACGGGCGCGCGCTACCACCCTCAATACCCGAGGATGGTGAAGTCGACCACTTTTATCACGGGGAGATGAATGGTTATCACCAGAGGCTTCAGAGCGGGGATGGGGGCGATGCTGAGCTCCCTGTCTCCAAGTCCCAAAGACGGAAGAGCGATGTGAAAGTCTACAAGGAGTTTTGTGACTTTTATGCTCGCTT cAACATGGCCAATGCTTTGGCCAATGCCATGTGTGAGCGCTGCAAGAGCGGCTTCGCTCCAGCAGAGAAGATAGTGAACAGTAACGGGGAACTTTACCACGAGCAGTGCTTTGTCTGTGCGCAGTGTTTCCAGCAGTTCCCAGAGGGACTCTTCTACGAG TTTGAAGGCAGGAAGTACTGTGAACACGACTTCCAGATGCTGTTCGCTCCTTGTTGCCATCAGTGTG GTGAGTTCATCATCGGCCGTGTGATCAAGGCGATGAACAACAGCTGGCATCCGGACTGCTTCTGCTGTGACATCTGCCAGGCTGTACTTGCAGACGTTGGATTTGTTAAAAATGCCGGACG GCATTTGTGTCGTCCCTGTCACAACAGAGAGAAGGCCCGAGGTCTCGGAAAGTACATCTGTCAGAAGTGTCACGCCATTATTGAGGAGCAGCCTCTCCTGTTCAAGAACGACCCTTACCACCCTGATCACTTCAACTGCAACAACTGCGG AAAAGAGCTGACAGCTGATGCCAGGGAGCTGAAGGGGGAGCTATACTGCCTTCCCTGCCATGACAAGATGGGTGTGCCCATCTGCGGCGCCTGCAGGAGACCCATCGAGGGCCGCGTCGTCAATGCCATGGGCAAGCAGTGGCACGTTGAG CATtttgtgtgtgctaagtgtgaGAAACCCTTCCTGGGACACCGTCACTACGAGAGAAAGGGCCTGGCCTACTGCGAAACACACTACAACCAG CTGTTTGGGGATGTTTGCTACCACTGCAATCGTGTTATTGAAGGAGACG TGGTTTCTGCTCTCAACAAGGCGTGGTGTGTCAACTGTTTTGCTTGCTCTACCTGCAACACCAAGCTCACTCTCAA GAACAAGTTTGTGGAGTTCGACATGAAGCCGGTGTGTAAGAAGTGCTATGAAAAGTTCCCCCTGGAGCTGAAGAAGAGGCTGAAGAAGTTGTCCGAAGCCGTCGCACGGAAGTAA
- the LOC133446062 gene encoding LIM and senescent cell antigen-like-containing domain protein 1 isoform X4: MNSLKLKELSNSDLYRRRQERPESYGNLARDSFSNMANALANAMCERCKSGFAPAEKIVNSNGELYHEQCFVCAQCFQQFPEGLFYEFEGRKYCEHDFQMLFAPCCHQCGEFIIGRVIKAMNNSWHPDCFCCDICQAVLADVGFVKNAGRHLCRPCHNREKARGLGKYICQKCHAIIEEQPLLFKNDPYHPDHFNCNNCGKELTADARELKGELYCLPCHDKMGVPICGACRRPIEGRVVNAMGKQWHVEHFVCAKCEKPFLGHRHYERKGLAYCETHYNQLFGDVCYHCNRVIEGDVVSALNKAWCVNCFACSTCNTKLTLKEKFVEVDLKPVCKHCYDRFPDDVKRRLTKRERDSKEKKKKSLIPMCL, translated from the exons cAACATGGCCAATGCTTTGGCCAATGCCATGTGTGAGCGCTGCAAGAGCGGCTTCGCTCCAGCAGAGAAGATAGTGAACAGTAACGGGGAACTTTACCACGAGCAGTGCTTTGTCTGTGCGCAGTGTTTCCAGCAGTTCCCAGAGGGACTCTTCTACGAG TTTGAAGGCAGGAAGTACTGTGAACACGACTTCCAGATGCTGTTCGCTCCTTGTTGCCATCAGTGTG GTGAGTTCATCATCGGCCGTGTGATCAAGGCGATGAACAACAGCTGGCATCCGGACTGCTTCTGCTGTGACATCTGCCAGGCTGTACTTGCAGACGTTGGATTTGTTAAAAATGCCGGACG GCATTTGTGTCGTCCCTGTCACAACAGAGAGAAGGCCCGAGGTCTCGGAAAGTACATCTGTCAGAAGTGTCACGCCATTATTGAGGAGCAGCCTCTCCTGTTCAAGAACGACCCTTACCACCCTGATCACTTCAACTGCAACAACTGCGG AAAAGAGCTGACAGCTGATGCCAGGGAGCTGAAGGGGGAGCTATACTGCCTTCCCTGCCATGACAAGATGGGTGTGCCCATCTGCGGCGCCTGCAGGAGACCCATCGAGGGCCGCGTCGTCAATGCCATGGGCAAGCAGTGGCACGTTGAG CATtttgtgtgtgctaagtgtgaGAAACCCTTCCTGGGACACCGTCACTACGAGAGAAAGGGCCTGGCCTACTGCGAAACACACTACAACCAG CTGTTTGGGGATGTTTGCTACCACTGCAATCGTGTTATTGAAGGAGACG TGGTTTCTGCTCTCAACAAGGCGTGGTGTGTCAACTGTTTTGCTTGCTCTACCTGCAACACCAAGCTCACTCTCAA GGAAAAGTTTGTGGAGGTGGATCTGAAGCCGGTGTGTAAACACTGCTATGACCGCTTTCCAGATGACGTAAAGCGCAGACTGACCAAGCGCGAGCGCGACtcgaaagagaagaagaagaagtcacTGATACCCATGTGTCTGTGa
- the LOC133446062 gene encoding LIM and senescent cell antigen-like-containing domain protein 1 isoform X5: MMLGISEMTNGNMANALANAMCERCKSGFAPAEKIVNSNGELYHEQCFVCAQCFQQFPEGLFYEFEGRKYCEHDFQMLFAPCCHQCGEFIIGRVIKAMNNSWHPDCFCCDICQAVLADVGFVKNAGRHLCRPCHNREKARGLGKYICQKCHAIIEEQPLLFKNDPYHPDHFNCNNCGKELTADARELKGELYCLPCHDKMGVPICGACRRPIEGRVVNAMGKQWHVEHFVCAKCEKPFLGHRHYERKGLAYCETHYNQLFGDVCYHCNRVIEGDVVSALNKAWCVNCFACSTCNTKLTLKEKFVEVDLKPVCKHCYDRFPDDVKRRLTKRERDSKEKKKKSLIPMCL; the protein is encoded by the exons cAACATGGCCAATGCTTTGGCCAATGCCATGTGTGAGCGCTGCAAGAGCGGCTTCGCTCCAGCAGAGAAGATAGTGAACAGTAACGGGGAACTTTACCACGAGCAGTGCTTTGTCTGTGCGCAGTGTTTCCAGCAGTTCCCAGAGGGACTCTTCTACGAG TTTGAAGGCAGGAAGTACTGTGAACACGACTTCCAGATGCTGTTCGCTCCTTGTTGCCATCAGTGTG GTGAGTTCATCATCGGCCGTGTGATCAAGGCGATGAACAACAGCTGGCATCCGGACTGCTTCTGCTGTGACATCTGCCAGGCTGTACTTGCAGACGTTGGATTTGTTAAAAATGCCGGACG GCATTTGTGTCGTCCCTGTCACAACAGAGAGAAGGCCCGAGGTCTCGGAAAGTACATCTGTCAGAAGTGTCACGCCATTATTGAGGAGCAGCCTCTCCTGTTCAAGAACGACCCTTACCACCCTGATCACTTCAACTGCAACAACTGCGG AAAAGAGCTGACAGCTGATGCCAGGGAGCTGAAGGGGGAGCTATACTGCCTTCCCTGCCATGACAAGATGGGTGTGCCCATCTGCGGCGCCTGCAGGAGACCCATCGAGGGCCGCGTCGTCAATGCCATGGGCAAGCAGTGGCACGTTGAG CATtttgtgtgtgctaagtgtgaGAAACCCTTCCTGGGACACCGTCACTACGAGAGAAAGGGCCTGGCCTACTGCGAAACACACTACAACCAG CTGTTTGGGGATGTTTGCTACCACTGCAATCGTGTTATTGAAGGAGACG TGGTTTCTGCTCTCAACAAGGCGTGGTGTGTCAACTGTTTTGCTTGCTCTACCTGCAACACCAAGCTCACTCTCAA GGAAAAGTTTGTGGAGGTGGATCTGAAGCCGGTGTGTAAACACTGCTATGACCGCTTTCCAGATGACGTAAAGCGCAGACTGACCAAGCGCGAGCGCGACtcgaaagagaagaagaagaagtcacTGATACCCATGTGTCTGTGa